The following are encoded together in the Streptomyces sp. NBC_00358 genome:
- a CDS encoding glycoside hydrolase family 19 protein, whose product MSQRRAASLLAAILIGTSAPALLPAASASAASCSSYPNWVAGQSYVTGNIVRYTDGKAYIAEHDNPGYDPVISTWFWEPYACDGGGSTNPSDGFAVSEAQFNQMFPNRNSFYTYSGLKAALSAFPAFAATGSDTVRKQEAAAFLANVSHETGGLVYVVEQNTANYPTYCDWSQSYGCPAGQAAYYGRGPIQLSWNFNYKAAGDALGIDLLGNPWLVQNDAAVAWKTGLWYWNTQSGPGTMTPHNAMVNSAGFGQTIRSINGSLECDGRNPAQVQSRVDAYQRFTSILGVAQGANLYC is encoded by the coding sequence GTGTCACAACGCCGCGCCGCCTCCCTCCTGGCCGCGATTCTGATCGGAACCTCCGCGCCGGCGCTGCTGCCGGCCGCGAGCGCGTCCGCCGCATCCTGTTCGAGCTACCCGAACTGGGTGGCGGGACAGTCGTACGTCACCGGCAACATCGTCCGGTACACAGACGGCAAGGCCTACATCGCCGAGCACGACAACCCGGGCTACGACCCCGTCATCAGCACGTGGTTCTGGGAGCCCTACGCCTGCGACGGCGGCGGCTCGACGAACCCCTCCGACGGATTCGCCGTGAGCGAGGCGCAGTTCAACCAGATGTTCCCGAACAGGAACTCCTTCTACACCTACAGCGGCCTCAAGGCGGCCCTCAGCGCCTTTCCCGCTTTCGCCGCGACCGGCAGTGACACGGTCAGGAAGCAGGAGGCCGCGGCGTTCCTCGCCAACGTCAGTCATGAGACCGGCGGGCTCGTGTACGTGGTGGAGCAGAACACCGCCAACTATCCGACGTACTGCGACTGGAGCCAGTCCTACGGCTGTCCGGCCGGGCAGGCGGCGTACTACGGGCGGGGTCCGATCCAGCTCAGCTGGAACTTCAACTACAAGGCGGCGGGCGACGCGCTCGGCATCGACCTGCTGGGCAACCCCTGGCTGGTGCAGAACGACGCGGCCGTGGCCTGGAAGACGGGTCTTTGGTACTGGAACACCCAGTCGGGCCCCGGCACGATGACCCCGCACAACGCGATGGTCAACAGCGCCGGCTTCGGCCAGACCATCCGCAGCATCAACGGCTCGCTGGAGTGCGACGGCAGGAACCCCGCGCAGGTGCAGAGCCGCGTGGACGCCTACCAGCGCTTCACGTCGATCCTCGGCGTCGCGCAGGGAGCCAACCTGTACTGCTGA